A window of Thiocapsa bogorovii genomic DNA:
TTTCCGGGCGCCGTCGCGGACACCCATGCAAAGTCGGGTACGTCGATGAAGTCGATCCGGTCGCAGAGCCCGTCACATTGCCGGCCGGCATCGTCACCCTACTTTTCGGAGAATCTGAGCTATGATCGCGAAGCCGGATTCCGGCTCGAAGGGGTCGGAGCACACCCCGAAGGGATGAAACGCCGACCGCCGGACGATACGCCGAAGGCCGTCGGTGAACAACCCGACCCGGCGTGGGATGCTCCGGCGACAATCCGCTCGCGAGCGGCCGAGTCCTTTGGTGGCCGGCGTTGACGGGGGGCGTTGACCGGATGGCCGGGCGGTCCCGTTCGACCCGTCCGAGGACACGTCTCCGACCGCTTCATCGTGAAGGAAACTGCCCGTTCCCAGGGCGTTGATACTGAGATTAGGAGAGACCAATTTGAAGACGATCGCTATCTCTTTGACCCTTGCTGCTGCCGTTGTGCTCTCGGGCTGCGGAAGCACCACGGGGGCCCGTGTCGGAAGCGGCACCGCACTTGGTCTTGCGACCGGCGCC
This region includes:
- a CDS encoding glycine zipper domain-containing protein — encoded protein: MKTIAISLTLAAAVVLSGCGSTTGARVGSGTALGLATGAAIGAFSAQAGAGALIGAGVGALGGYLVDEHKKGNL